From a region of the Candidatus Methylomirabilis sp. genome:
- a CDS encoding MFS transporter: protein MLLSSLYYLLLTFTGILGLGFGTVLPAVQASWPTSPWVGPAAAGLHFIGAAAGAGWAGRWARARPEAWVAAGAVVLGASALLTPGVFRPEWLLLLRLTGGVGAGVIGVAALEHLLEALPREMGAAAAGGAAAAVSAGAAIAFWGGPRLIPEMGWQGAVALPGGGLLGLSLAVLVFARRTDPAASPMAAASRLPLRRLLPLLAAALVANGAFGAGLLLLPLSLDERAAFSPRGAGALAAAAAVATILAGPLVGVVGDVAARRRSLYSASAALLASIGLGFALRPADPGWGAAFLAVAWGAAGAGLPALFPLAAARAGPEGAQPARVALVTVCHLGAGMFLLVAMTGAGPFLWVGLAAAAAGGGLVALCVKE, encoded by the coding sequence ATGCTGCTGTCGAGTCTTTACTACCTCCTCCTCACCTTTACGGGAATCCTCGGCCTGGGCTTCGGGACCGTCCTCCCCGCCGTGCAGGCTTCCTGGCCCACCTCTCCATGGGTCGGGCCCGCTGCGGCAGGGCTCCACTTCATCGGCGCCGCCGCGGGCGCGGGCTGGGCCGGGCGGTGGGCGCGCGCCCGCCCGGAGGCCTGGGTCGCGGCAGGCGCCGTCGTGCTCGGGGCGAGCGCGCTGCTCACCCCCGGCGTCTTTCGCCCCGAGTGGCTTCTCCTGCTCCGGCTCACGGGGGGCGTCGGGGCTGGGGTGATCGGGGTGGCCGCGCTCGAGCATCTCCTGGAGGCGCTGCCCCGTGAGATGGGGGCAGCGGCGGCGGGCGGGGCCGCCGCGGCCGTGAGCGCCGGGGCCGCAATCGCCTTCTGGGGGGGGCCGCGTCTCATTCCCGAGATGGGGTGGCAGGGTGCCGTGGCCCTTCCCGGCGGGGGCCTCCTCGGCCTGAGCCTGGCGGTCCTGGTCTTCGCCCGCAGGACGGACCCCGCTGCCTCACCGATGGCGGCGGCGAGCCGGCTGCCCCTCCGCCGGCTCCTTCCCTTGCTTGCGGCGGCGCTCGTCGCCAACGGGGCCTTCGGGGCCGGCCTCCTCCTCCTGCCCCTCTCTCTCGACGAGCGGGCGGCGTTCTCGCCCCGGGGTGCCGGCGCCCTCGCCGCCGCCGCCGCGGTGGCCACAATCCTGGCGGGCCCGCTCGTCGGAGTGGTCGGAGATGTTGCGGCTCGGCGGCGCTCGCTTTATAGTGCCAGCGCCGCCCTGCTCGCCTCCATCGGCCTGGGGTTCGCGTTGCGCCCCGCAGACCCGGGCTGGGGTGCAGCGTTCCTCGCCGTGGCCTGGGGCGCGGCGGGGGCTGGGCTTCCGGCGCTCTTTCCCCTGGCGGCGGCGAGGGCGGGGCCGGAGGGGGCGCAGCCGGCGCGGGTCGCGCTGGTCACCGTCTGCCACCTGGGAGCGGGAATGTTCCTCCTCGTGGCGATGACGGGGGCGGGGCCTTTCCTCTGGGTCGGTCTCGCCGCCGCCGCCGCGGGCGGGGGGCTCGTGGCGCTCTGCGTGAAGGAGTGA